The Streptomyces sp. NBC_01244 genome contains a region encoding:
- a CDS encoding FG-GAP repeat domain-containing protein: MHLPASVRPARGPRRRGLSALVVAAVMAGTAPALAGTAHAADLPPWTTWSTVSKVRVDPYTQGLVQRDDGSAVVLFYQDALISGSWRPVLQAAVRPAGEDTWETPKQLSSSAEWKGQATLTLVGGDVVAAWTEYPDVADPAQWGKVPLRLVTSTLQNGTWSAPTTLFDLDKRLVPTKPDLAAGADGTVALTWQQRKTYGTESSVWAATRTPDGTWSAAAQVSNAAADDDPGAERPEATVDSDGTPVVAFRQLKENGGSSIRTSTRPAGSAGWTAPVPVADSVTVLGEPRLAGGAGRAVALTWTEQLKGENDRLLHTAVVPDAKADWRRAADLRVGTSPWTSTSEPLVEPDGDVSLVWTEGGDRDHRVASATLNHTDGKWSRVTTLSSPEHGAVFEDAAVGKDGTVRALWQGGGEQLHQARLKDGVWSGGTLLWGSQGADNVDGRIAAGPDGQATATWDMGGESEIYGLRSAHTTNAPLTVRSADVPSLYDHWSDTWRPQWRLSRPVYSWTLTFTEATGAFRRTIKGGTTLSPSVIWDGYGDDGTTHTPSGPVKWTLKATSMPGDASEQTLATGTVTVYNGASALRDQGSASGKPDGIGDALVMTTNGGIRSIYGDRATGAFKGTGTGYGWPAGTLPIPVKGPALDLTNDLLIRNSQGELRRYTANPGSTFTPKTPKTLIGGGWNQYDVLTSPGDVAGGGPAELVARNASTGALYRYARAKDGLLAPRVQIPGSYKGYKKILGAGDLNGDRFGDLVLQDKSNRLWRMNGNGKGGFAAPVKIADSWGSTYNSVVAAGDLNGDGRADLLARDTSGVIWRIPGTGKGTFGSRVKIATGWQIYKGLY; encoded by the coding sequence GTGCACCTGCCTGCTTCCGTCCGTCCCGCACGCGGCCCGCGCCGCCGCGGCCTGTCCGCGCTGGTCGTCGCCGCCGTCATGGCCGGCACCGCCCCGGCACTGGCCGGCACCGCCCACGCGGCGGACCTGCCGCCGTGGACCACCTGGTCGACCGTCTCCAAGGTGCGGGTCGACCCGTACACGCAGGGACTCGTCCAGCGGGACGACGGCTCCGCGGTGGTGCTCTTCTACCAGGACGCCCTCATCTCCGGATCGTGGCGGCCCGTGCTCCAGGCAGCCGTGCGCCCGGCCGGCGAAGACACCTGGGAGACCCCGAAGCAGCTGTCCTCGTCGGCCGAGTGGAAGGGACAGGCCACCCTCACCCTCGTGGGCGGTGACGTGGTCGCCGCGTGGACCGAGTACCCGGACGTCGCGGATCCCGCCCAGTGGGGCAAGGTGCCGCTCCGGCTCGTCACCTCCACCCTGCAGAACGGCACGTGGTCGGCGCCCACCACCCTCTTCGACCTGGACAAGAGGCTCGTCCCGACGAAACCCGACCTGGCCGCCGGCGCCGACGGCACCGTCGCCCTCACCTGGCAGCAGCGCAAGACCTACGGCACCGAGTCTTCCGTCTGGGCGGCCACCCGCACCCCCGACGGCACGTGGTCCGCCGCAGCCCAGGTGAGCAACGCCGCCGCGGACGACGACCCCGGGGCCGAACGGCCCGAGGCCACCGTCGACTCCGACGGCACACCCGTGGTCGCCTTCCGCCAGCTGAAGGAGAACGGCGGCTCCAGCATCCGTACGTCCACCCGCCCGGCCGGCTCGGCCGGCTGGACGGCGCCCGTTCCGGTCGCGGACTCCGTCACCGTTCTGGGCGAACCCCGACTGGCCGGCGGCGCCGGCCGCGCCGTGGCCCTGACGTGGACCGAGCAGCTCAAGGGCGAGAACGACCGGCTGCTCCACACTGCCGTCGTGCCCGACGCGAAGGCCGACTGGCGACGTGCGGCGGACCTCAGGGTCGGCACGAGCCCGTGGACGTCGACCTCCGAGCCGCTGGTCGAGCCCGACGGCGACGTGTCCCTGGTTTGGACCGAGGGGGGCGACCGCGATCACCGCGTGGCATCCGCCACGCTGAACCACACGGACGGCAAGTGGTCCCGCGTGACCACCCTCTCGTCCCCGGAGCACGGGGCGGTCTTCGAGGACGCCGCCGTCGGCAAGGACGGCACTGTCAGGGCCCTGTGGCAAGGCGGCGGCGAGCAGCTGCACCAGGCACGCCTCAAGGACGGCGTGTGGTCGGGCGGCACCCTGCTGTGGGGCTCGCAAGGCGCCGACAACGTGGACGGCCGGATCGCAGCGGGGCCGGACGGCCAGGCGACCGCCACCTGGGACATGGGCGGCGAGAGCGAGATCTACGGCCTCCGCAGCGCCCACACCACGAACGCACCCCTGACGGTCCGTAGCGCCGACGTCCCGTCGCTGTACGACCACTGGTCCGACACCTGGCGCCCCCAGTGGCGGCTCAGCCGACCCGTCTACTCCTGGACCCTGACCTTCACCGAGGCCACCGGGGCCTTCCGGCGCACCATCAAGGGCGGCACGACGCTGAGCCCCTCGGTGATCTGGGACGGCTACGGGGACGACGGGACCACCCACACCCCCAGCGGCCCCGTGAAGTGGACCCTCAAGGCCACGTCGATGCCCGGGGACGCCAGTGAGCAGACCCTGGCCACCGGCACGGTCACCGTCTACAACGGCGCCTCCGCCTTGCGTGACCAGGGCAGCGCCTCCGGCAAGCCCGACGGCATCGGCGACGCGCTCGTCATGACCACCAACGGCGGCATCCGCTCGATCTACGGGGACCGCGCCACCGGCGCCTTCAAGGGCACCGGCACCGGCTACGGCTGGCCCGCCGGCACCCTGCCCATCCCGGTCAAGGGACCGGCCCTCGACCTCACCAACGACCTGCTGATCCGCAATTCCCAGGGTGAGCTCCGCCGTTACACCGCCAACCCGGGCAGTACCTTCACGCCCAAGACCCCAAAGACGCTCATCGGCGGAGGCTGGAACCAGTACGACGTGCTGACCTCCCCCGGCGACGTCGCCGGCGGCGGCCCGGCAGAACTCGTCGCCCGCAACGCCTCGACCGGCGCCCTGTACCGGTACGCCCGCGCCAAGGACGGCCTCCTCGCACCGCGCGTACAGATCCCCGGCTCGTACAAGGGCTACAAGAAGATCCTCGGCGCCGGCGACCTCAACGGCGACCGGTTCGGCGACCTGGTCCTCCAGGACAAGTCCAACCGGCTGTGGCGCATGAACGGCAACGGCAAGGGCGGCTTCGCCGCGCCGGTGAAGATCGCCGACAGCTGGGGCTCGACGTACAACTCCGTGGTCGCCGCAGGTGACCTGAACGGCGACGGCCGCGCCGACCTCCTGGCCCGGGACACCTCCGGCGTCATCTGGCGGATCCCCGGCACCGGCAAGGGCACCTTCGGCAGCCGCGTGAAGATCGCCACCGGCTGGCAGATCTACAAGGGCCTGTACTAG